Proteins from a genomic interval of Clostridium sp. AN503:
- a CDS encoding DUF2142 domain-containing protein: MKKKGKLRPGFSLAMFIAVALLGLWHVQDVRDGAVACGDLWLLKVYLVLAAAVLVSLFVLGRGFFGSICLERLYPVAALLLGLMYLFVLPPLSAPDEISHYVSAYQLSSRMLGLPSNDRYGRVMLRPEDAWVEDLEGIRVYEADEDGNLQVTKESLEGNVQFGELLDESTYQTLWELGVSGQYMPERLDHMRGEWVSSQYPPVVTTPLAYVPQAVGISVARLLGMTTVPLLYLGRFCNLLFFVVMTALAMRRLPFGREVLFGVALLPMTLHLSASFSYDVMILGCMFCFTAVCLDLAYKKERVSWIDIAILMALMAAAGPCKMVYAVMMGLCLLIPVRKFGGWGKWALAAFLVGGAWAVSMFLVNSQVLVSYATETESYVMWAEEPGYSLTLLLHQPMRLVKMFYQTILWQAEHYHLTMIGAYLGNLDEVLEVPYLVVITFTFGLLELAFRKPGESLNMSVRQRVWVCVVCAGCAAATMASMLIAWTPISSRIINGVQGRYFLPFLPVLLMALKNDTVVLTKNRNRSILYLMCCLNGYVLLRLYSIVSMRL, translated from the coding sequence ATGAAGAAGAAGGGTAAGCTCCGCCCGGGCTTTTCTCTGGCGATGTTCATAGCAGTGGCGCTTCTGGGGCTCTGGCATGTACAGGATGTGCGCGACGGCGCAGTGGCCTGTGGAGATCTGTGGCTTTTGAAGGTTTATCTGGTGCTGGCGGCTGCCGTGCTGGTAAGCCTTTTTGTGCTGGGGCGGGGATTTTTTGGAAGTATCTGCTTGGAACGGCTCTATCCCGTGGCGGCCCTGCTTCTGGGGCTTATGTACTTATTTGTCCTGCCCCCGCTCTCTGCGCCGGATGAGATCAGTCATTATGTCAGCGCTTACCAGTTGTCCAGCCGGATGCTGGGGCTGCCGTCCAATGACCGGTATGGCAGGGTGATGCTGCGCCCGGAGGATGCCTGGGTGGAGGACTTAGAGGGAATCCGTGTTTACGAGGCGGACGAGGACGGGAATCTGCAGGTGACGAAAGAAAGCCTGGAGGGAAATGTGCAGTTCGGCGAACTGCTGGATGAGTCCACCTATCAGACATTATGGGAGCTTGGCGTGTCGGGGCAGTATATGCCGGAGCGGCTGGACCATATGAGAGGGGAGTGGGTAAGCTCCCAGTATCCTCCTGTGGTGACAACGCCCCTGGCCTATGTGCCGCAGGCAGTCGGCATATCCGTGGCCCGGCTGCTGGGTATGACTACGGTGCCGCTTCTCTACTTGGGCAGGTTCTGCAATCTGTTGTTTTTTGTGGTGATGACTGCGCTTGCTATGAGGCGGCTGCCTTTCGGCAGGGAAGTGCTGTTCGGCGTGGCGCTGCTGCCTATGACGCTGCATTTGTCGGCATCATTTTCCTATGACGTGATGATACTGGGCTGTATGTTTTGTTTTACGGCAGTCTGTCTGGATCTGGCTTATAAAAAGGAGCGGGTATCCTGGATCGATATAGCCATTCTGATGGCTTTGATGGCGGCGGCAGGGCCGTGCAAGATGGTCTACGCGGTGATGATGGGCCTGTGCCTGCTGATCCCGGTCCGCAAATTCGGCGGCTGGGGGAAATGGGCGCTGGCGGCGTTTCTTGTGGGCGGCGCCTGGGCTGTTTCCATGTTTCTGGTCAACAGCCAGGTCCTGGTATCCTACGCCACAGAGACGGAAAGCTATGTGATGTGGGCGGAGGAGCCGGGCTACAGCCTGACGCTTTTGCTGCACCAGCCCATGCGTCTGGTAAAAATGTTCTACCAGACGATCCTGTGGCAGGCGGAGCATTACCATCTGACCATGATCGGAGCGTACCTGGGCAATCTGGATGAGGTACTGGAAGTGCCGTACCTTGTGGTGATAACGTTTACGTTCGGTCTTTTGGAGCTGGCATTTCGGAAACCGGGCGAAAGCCTGAATATGAGCGTGCGGCAGCGGGTGTGGGTATGCGTGGTGTGCGCCGGATGCGCGGCGGCTACCATGGCATCCATGCTGATCGCCTGGACGCCGATCAGCTCCAGGATCATCAACGGAGTGCAGGGAAGGTATTTCCTTCCATTTCTGCCGGTGCTTTTGATGGCGTTAAAAAATGACACGGTGGTTTTGACAAAGAACCGAAACCGTAGTATATTGTATCTGATGTGCTGCTTAAACGGCTATGTGCTG
- a CDS encoding DUF2304 domain-containing protein encodes MMTLTLRIALILASVGTFYLIMRKIRQSKVQIESAIFWIVLAIVLVIYSLFPQVADFCAHVLGIYATTNFLFLFAIFILIVKVFYMTIHISQLETKVKELVQQMALEEKKHEEEG; translated from the coding sequence ATGATGACACTGACACTTCGGATTGCACTGATCCTTGCCTCGGTGGGGACTTTTTATCTGATCATGAGGAAGATCCGCCAGTCCAAGGTCCAGATCGAGAGCGCGATCTTCTGGATCGTGCTGGCGATCGTGCTGGTGATATACAGCCTGTTCCCGCAGGTGGCGGATTTCTGCGCCCATGTGCTGGGAATCTATGCGACCACCAATTTCCTGTTCCTGTTTGCGATCTTTATCCTGATCGTAAAGGTATTTTATATGACGATCCATATTTCCCAGCTGGAGACGAAGGTAAAAGAGCTGGTTCAGCAGATGGCGCTGGAGGAGAAGAAGCATGAAGAAGAAGGGTAA
- a CDS encoding glycosyltransferase translates to MLARQTVPPDRIIVMNTERSYWNEQGYQGIRGLEVKHLTKEEFDHGGTRNLAAWYSEADVMIFMTDDAVPQDEYLIERLTEALSGAGPEGEPVAMAYARQLPAKDCHTIERYTRQFNYPAEGRIKTARDLPVLGIKTYFASNVCCAYRKDLFEKLEGFTNSTIFNEDMIYAAGAIQAGYAVAYVPEAKVIHSHNLSPMQQFHRNFDLAVSQAEHPEVFAGLKSEGEGIRMVKQTARYLLRSGRFWLLPSLVVSSGCKYLGYRMGKQYQRLPQKMILKCTMSPLYWEKKWRRQP, encoded by the coding sequence ATGCTTGCCAGGCAGACGGTTCCGCCGGACCGGATCATTGTGATGAATACAGAACGTTCCTACTGGAATGAGCAGGGGTATCAGGGGATCCGCGGACTGGAGGTAAAGCACCTGACAAAGGAGGAGTTTGACCACGGCGGAACGCGGAATCTGGCGGCATGGTATTCTGAGGCGGATGTGATGATCTTTATGACGGATGATGCGGTTCCTCAGGATGAATATCTGATCGAGAGACTGACGGAGGCGCTTTCCGGTGCTGGTCCGGAGGGGGAGCCTGTGGCCATGGCTTATGCCAGACAGCTTCCCGCTAAGGACTGCCATACGATCGAGCGCTACACCCGGCAGTTCAATTATCCGGCGGAGGGGAGGATAAAGACTGCCAGGGATCTTCCGGTCCTGGGGATCAAAACATACTTTGCATCCAATGTGTGCTGCGCTTACCGGAAGGACCTGTTTGAAAAGCTGGAAGGTTTTACGAACAGTACCATATTTAACGAGGACATGATCTATGCGGCGGGAGCCATTCAGGCGGGATATGCGGTTGCCTATGTGCCGGAAGCAAAAGTAATCCATTCCCACAATTTATCGCCCATGCAGCAGTTCCACCGGAACTTTGACCTGGCAGTGTCCCAGGCGGAGCACCCCGAGGTGTTTGCCGGACTTAAGTCAGAGGGCGAGGGCATCCGCATGGTGAAACAGACCGCCCGCTATTTGCTGAGGAGCGGCCGGTTCTGGCTGCTGCCGTCGCTGGTTGTGAGCAGCGGCTGCAAATATCTGGGATACCGGATGGGAAAACAGTATCAGAGGCTTCCCCAAAAAATGATACTGAAATGTACCATGAGTCCCCTGTACTGGGAGAAGAAATGGAGGCGACAGCCATGA